One Rhodoferax sp. GW822-FHT02A01 genomic window, CCGTACTGTTGCAAACGCTGCTGGGCTTCGGAGGTGGTGAGGCCGACCTCGGCGGACTGCGGTGCGTTCAGGGGTGCCATGCTTGCATCATAGGCACGGATATCCAGGCAGCACAACCCGCATACTCAAAGATAGTCTTGCTTCTCCCAGGCGCGCAGCGCTCTGAGCAGGGACTTCTTCTTGACCTGATGCCCAGCCATCCTGCGCAAGATGTCGTCCAGCGTACGGATGGCATCCACGATGAACGGTCCCTTGTTGAGCATCACGCATTCGGCACGCTCGCCCATGCTGGCATCCGATATTTCCGCACGCGAGGGCATGCCGGTCTTGCCCAACGTCTCCAGCACCTGCGTGGCCCAGATCACCGGCATGTGCGCGGCCTCGGAGCAGCTCAGGATTTCCTCCTGGATCTCGGCCATGCGCTCGAAGCCGCATTCCACCGCCAGGTCGCCGCGCGCAATCATCACGCCAGCAGATGGCGCGGCCATGGCCGCCAGCATCAGGGCTGGCAGGTTTTCGAAGCCGCGCAAGGTCTCGATCTTGAGCACCACGCCCACGTCATCACGCTGCAGATCGTGCAGGGCCTTGAGCAGGTGGTGGATGTCCTTGGCTTCTTGAACAAAGGACAAACCGACCAGGTCGGCAATCTCGGCCACGGTCTGCAGGTCCTGCAAGTCCTTGTCGGTGAGTGCGGGCAGGGTGAGTTGGCTGTCCGGAAAGTTGATGCCCTTGTCGGCCATCAGGTTCTCGCCGGTATCGCGCGCCTGAACGATTTCCACCTCCATGAATTCGGGTGTGACCTTGCGGATCATCCCGCCGATGTGACCGTCGTCAAACCAGATGCGCTCGCCGGCTTGCACCTGTTCAAACACCAGTGGCATGGTGCAGGAGATGTGGGCCACTGCGACGGGTCCTTGCGGGTCGTCCGTGCCGACCATGGCGCCCTCGGCGGTGTCATTGGTCAGCCGCAGGATGTCGCCGCGGTGCAGGCGCAGCGCAACGGAGCGGGGCGCAATGCCGCGCGGATAGGCGGTGAACTCCTTGTGGCCATGCTTGCCCTTGACGCTCAGAGCCACGTCCGGGCTCAGGTAGTAGGTTTCCAGGCATTCCGCCACCACGCCATCGGGTGTGCACTCCACCACCCGCAGGCGGCGCTTCTTGTCACGTGCGTCGGTGAAGTTGATGGGCATGCCTTCTGCCAATCGCTCAAACCAGTCGGCATCCACCACCACAGCCGCATCAC contains:
- a CDS encoding pyruvate kinase; the protein is MKHQPAASTQPATGSDADPWDKATCLSLIEQLWELRKSMQEAEHRFARALKGVAPPYRNSALNLVHYLALRSKDLRTLQNSLTWLGVSSLSHSESHVMANLDKVLGILHRLTGQPWQDHSKDEPAGSLTGRHLLQSHTDLLLGPATSGRGVRIMVTLSSEAASDFSMVRNLVEAGMDVARINCAHDDAQAWKAMANLVRRAAQDAQREVRILMDLGGPKVRTGPLKPGPMVVKLKPQRDDYGLVLAASRLWIAPTEVSVMGARCDAAVVVDADWFERLAEGMPINFTDARDKKRRLRVVECTPDGVVAECLETYYLSPDVALSVKGKHGHKEFTAYPRGIAPRSVALRLHRGDILRLTNDTAEGAMVGTDDPQGPVAVAHISCTMPLVFEQVQAGERIWFDDGHIGGMIRKVTPEFMEVEIVQARDTGENLMADKGINFPDSQLTLPALTDKDLQDLQTVAEIADLVGLSFVQEAKDIHHLLKALHDLQRDDVGVVLKIETLRGFENLPALMLAAMAAPSAGVMIARGDLAVECGFERMAEIQEEILSCSEAAHMPVIWATQVLETLGKTGMPSRAEISDASMGERAECVMLNKGPFIVDAIRTLDDILRRMAGHQVKKKSLLRALRAWEKQDYL